GGTATCCGCAGTCGTATGACCGACAGTGATGGTCTGGGCAGCTATAGCAGGTAGGGTCATCCCAACCATCGCCAGCCCCAGTGAGGCGTGAATGGCAGTAGGGATAGCGCGGCGTGCAAAGGTCTTCATTGTTGTATCCTCTGATTTACGCGGGCTTGCGGGACAGGTGCTGAACCTATCTATTTTTCGTCGATAAAAGCCTCGACGATGGCATTGAAATCACTGTCGGCAACGAACCCCAGCCGCTCGGCCCGAGTCGTTCGGAACCGTCCGGGCCAACTGGCAACGATGGCAGTGACTCTTGCATCGGGTTCATGACGTACTCGCGCCAGACCGGCGTCACCGGCATAGCGACACAATACTTCAAGCATTTCCGCTACGCGGACGGTAACACCGGGCAACATGAAGGCTCGGTTATCCCCCATCCGCTCGGCCTCTACCTCTGCACCATGCACCAGTGACTCGATCACCTGGCCTGGCGACATGACGTAGAGTTCCAACTCGGTTGGCACCGGGCAGATGGCGTCTTCATCATTGAGCGGTTCACGCAGGATGCTTGAGGCAAAGCTGGAAGCCGCCGCGTTGGGGCGACCCGGACGGATGACGATCGTCGGCAGGCGCAGCACTCGGCCATCGATCAGTCCTCGGCGGCTGTAATCACTGATCAACAGCTCACACATCGCCTTCTGGGTACCGTAGGAACTCTGGGGCATCAATGCGGTGGTATCGTCGAGCACCTCGGGCAGCTCCCCACCATAGACCGCCACTGAACTGGCCATTACCAGCCGAGTGCTACTCAGGCCGCGCTTGCGGCAACCATCAAGGAGCGCGCGAGTGGCATCGAAGTTGACCGCCATGCCCAGCTCCAGATCGGCTTCGGCCGCCGAACTGACCACCGCCGCAAGGTGATAGATCACATCCGGGCGCTCATCGAGCAACGTGTCCCAGGCGTGTTCCGCGGTGATATCCCGGGCCTCGGTAACGAACTGAATATCCGTCGTGGCATCCGGTAGCGCTGGCGCGACCTGGTCTACCAGCGTCAGGCGCTGGATGGGCTGGCCATTCAACTGCTGGCGAGCCACCAGCTGTGCGGCAAGGCGTTGGCCGAGAAATCCGGCGGCACCGGTAATCAGAACATGCATGAAAGAACTCCCCGGAACTGCTCTGTAGATTGCCTCATGTTCTGCCCCCGATACCGTATGCCGAGGCCCAGCCAAGGCCCGCGACGGTACCGGCACGAGGCCGATACTCACACCCCACCCAGCCACGATAGCCAAGCCCCTCGAGATGCTCGAGCAGTTGGGGATAATTGACTTCTCCCCGGTCCGGTTCGTGACGCTCCGGTACTCCGGCGATCTGAACATGACCGATCTGTGGGTATTGCGCTTCCATCTCGTGCATCAGGTCCCCTTGAACGATCTGGCAGTGATAGAGATCGAACTGCACCTTGAGGCTATCAACACCAACCTCGCGGACGATGTCTCGTGCCTGTTGTTGGGTCTGGAGAAAGAAGCCCGGCATGTCGCGGCCATTGATCGGCTCGATCAGCAAGGTGCGACCGGCGCTGGCACAAGCCTCAGCAGCGTAGCGCAGGTTGTCGATGTAGGAGGCGTGATGCCGGCGGTATACGGCATCATCTGCATCCTCCGGCAGCAAACCCGCCATGGCATGCAGGCGCGGACAGTCGAGCGCCTCGGCATAGCGCAGCGCCACCTCTACGCTGTCACGAAACTCCTGTTCACGGCCCGGCAGGCTCGCCAGCCCCCTCTCACCGGCATCCCAGTCCCCCGGCGGCAGATTGAACAACACCTGTTTCAAGCCATGAGCATCGAGACGCTGCCGAATGTCCTGCGCCTCGAACGCATAGGGAAACAAGTACTCCACGCCCTTGAAGCCCACCTCAGCCGCCGCCGAAAATCGATCGAGAAACTCATGTTCGGTGAACAACATGCTGAGATTGGCAGCCAACTTGATCATGGTTTTTCCTTGAGCGTCGTTGTTCGTTGAGCATCGTTGTTCGTTGAGCATCGCTGTTCGTTGAGCAAGGTAGTTCCGCGCCCGCCTCGCTCATATCAATCGCGCGGGAAGGTACGTTCAAGTTCGGCGATCTGCTCTGCTGTCAGGCAACGAGGATTCTCGCCGCGCAACAACAGATACAGTTTCGCCGTCTCCTCCAGCTCTTCAGTAGCGTAGACCGCCGCTTCCAGCGA
This Halomonas huangheensis DNA region includes the following protein-coding sequences:
- the denD gene encoding D-erythronate dehydrogenase, translating into MHVLITGAAGFLGQRLAAQLVARQQLNGQPIQRLTLVDQVAPALPDATTDIQFVTEARDITAEHAWDTLLDERPDVIYHLAAVVSSAAEADLELGMAVNFDATRALLDGCRKRGLSSTRLVMASSVAVYGGELPEVLDDTTALMPQSSYGTQKAMCELLISDYSRRGLIDGRVLRLPTIVIRPGRPNAAASSFASSILREPLNDEDAICPVPTELELYVMSPGQVIESLVHGAEVEAERMGDNRAFMLPGVTVRVAEMLEVLCRYAGDAGLARVRHEPDARVTAIVASWPGRFRTTRAERLGFVADSDFNAIVEAFIDEK
- the otnI gene encoding 2-oxo-tetronate isomerase, encoding MIKLAANLSMLFTEHEFLDRFSAAAEVGFKGVEYLFPYAFEAQDIRQRLDAHGLKQVLFNLPPGDWDAGERGLASLPGREQEFRDSVEVALRYAEALDCPRLHAMAGLLPEDADDAVYRRHHASYIDNLRYAAEACASAGRTLLIEPINGRDMPGFFLQTQQQARDIVREVGVDSLKVQFDLYHCQIVQGDLMHEMEAQYPQIGHVQIAGVPERHEPDRGEVNYPQLLEHLEGLGYRGWVGCEYRPRAGTVAGLGWASAYGIGGRT